The Hippoglossus hippoglossus isolate fHipHip1 chromosome 16, fHipHip1.pri, whole genome shotgun sequence genomic sequence TGTTCTCCTGTATGTTTGGGGCAAACCCTCCCTCATCTCCCACATTTGTAGCATCCTGGCCGTACTTCTCCTTGATCACGTCTCTCAGAGTCTGGTAGAGCTCGGCCCCGACACGCAAAGCATCACGGAAAGACTCGGCCCCTACAGGAAGTACCATGAACTCCTGCATAGCCAGTCTGTTACCAGCATGGGAGCCCCCGTTGATCACATTAAATGCCTGAATATGGGGCCGATAAGGAAGGAAAATTAATTTGCATATGATGTTTGGAAGAATTTGtgcactaaataaataaataaataaatacacgaCTCACAGGAACTGGTAGGACCAGCTCTTCGTTTCCTGCCAGATCAGCGATGTGGCGGTACAAGGGGACACCTTTCTCTGCAGCACCAGCTTTGCATATGGCCAGTGATACTCCCAGAATAGCATTGGCCCCGAACTTAGCTGAAGGGAACACAGATGAGTCACAACATGTATGCACCGGGTACTCACTGGAGCAGACACATCGTCGTTACACATACATGCATAAGATATGACGGGACGAGacttacatttgttttcagtgcCGTCCAATTCAATCATCATGTTGTCCAGTTTCTCCTGCTCCAGCACGCTGACCCCCTGAAACAGAGCAGCCAGATTTCACCGAtttactcctcctcttcctcccactctccttTAGATTTGTTCTCATACTCACCGACTGGACGAGGGCAGGTCCAAGGCTGTCATTGATGTGACCAACAGCCTTTGTCACACCTGAGACAGCAGGACAGAgcaggatatatatatatcaatatgtcCATTTTCAGACAGTGGCAGGCAAAAACAGGAGAGCATGAAACTGGAAAGAGGAGACATCTTGTTTTCAGTCCTTACCTTTGCCCTTGTAGCGAGTCTTGTCTCCATCTCGGAGCTCCAGAGCCTCGTAGATACCGGTGGACGCACCGCTGGGCACAGCAGCCCTGAACAGACCTGGAGGGCAGAGGATTGGCAGGTGGAGGGAGCGGTAGAAGGGTAGAGGAGTGAaaggttgaggaggaggaggaaggagaagtaGAAAAAGGGAAAGGCAGAATTGTCAAGCCCCCATAAACCACAAATCCAACTGGCAATTCGACAAAAACACGAGTAATATGCTTTTTGATGCATTTATTGTTTAACCTTTGCCTGTATGCAGATCTACTTCCACAGTGGGGTTTCCTCTGGAGTCCAGGATCTCCCTGGCAACAATACTTACTATAGACATCCTGtacaaaaaagaggaaacatatTTATACTCCAAAACAATTCAGTACATATAATTATACACTCCAAGCGGTGTACAACGAAACTGAGGAAAATGATCCTTTCACATTAGTCACAATGacttcacactctctccctcactgaTGCTAGTGACGCAGCCCTAGGGATGCAAAGCTGTGGAAAAGATGCTCCCTGGGAAGATGctgtcacgcacacacacacacacacacacatacacacacatagaaagagaaggaaacatAAATCAAAAGCTAATAACCAATACCTATTTATGAATCTACCGTCAACCTGTTCCGGACCACAAGCCACCTCAATTTCTGTGCTCTTTCAGTCAGTGACTGAGACAGTGGCCCaatggagagaggagatggtgagaaaacacaagacaggaggaggtgaggagaagagggaggaggtggagagtgatggagggaatGGAGGAACAGATCAATCCTTTTAAACATTACCTGCAGCGTGTTTTGAAGCCTGCTGGAGAGAAGTGAGCGACTGTGGGCGAATGAGAGGGAGAGGTAGAGGGACgggggaggtgggaggggggagatggggtgaaaaaaaaacgtATGACACgccgggggggagggggagcgTGTGAGTCATTGGGAGATGCAGAGGGGAGGGAACAatgctggagaggagagggaggatggaggaacaGGGCAGAATAGCAATGGTCACATTTACCCATTTGATGACTTAGGAAATCAAAATGTGGTGAAAAAGACCTCAGCTTCAACATCTGCGTCCAACATTGTCTTTTGTATGTACTTGCTGTGTGGACATCACCTGATATACAGTATAGTATATAGTACATATACGACTCTGACAAATACTGTCCCAGAAAATTGCCAATATGAAGACGTAATTATGTGGTTGCTCTGAAATGCAGGCAGTGCTGTCATGCTTCTGAAGTGGGGGGTTTGTTGTAGGAATGAAAAACGAACATCTGTACACTTCAGATGTGGATGACAGGTAGAAGATATCAAAAAGAAGAAACGAGCAGGATACATCTCACCAAAGGCAAGACGCTACAAACCGAGCCACCTTGTCGGGGACTGCAAAGATCTAATGGCGGGGATTAAAGCCGACAAGACGACAGGTAGACAGGTGTGAGGAGCAGTGCATGCTGGGGGTTGGTGAGGGTGgatgtggatttaaaaatagcGTGTGGATGTAATTAAAGAAACAGCGAGCACAGAAGGAGGCAGGCAGGGAGCCCACGGAGGGAGGGATTTGTCAAAAGAGTGTTTTGGGGCTGCTCCACTTGTGTGCTCCATCCGGGTGTCACATGACCTTTAGACGCGGTGTCACAGGGAAGAGACGGAATACAAATGCATATAAAAAGGCAGAGGGTCTCTGAGGACTCACAAAATTACACTCAAATAACCGACAAGTGTTGGTACATTTTATGAGGCTTAAAAAAAAGCATAGATTTACAGGTTTTGATGCGTATTCATGACATTGAAGCTTGTgagatttgatgtttttatgaaaCACGTCAATATATAAGACATGCGATCgtcaaacacaaccacaacagacacacattttgCAATTATCTAACAATGTTTAATGAACTTTTATTTAGTTAGATTAATTAGTTAACAGTATACAATTCAATTCACCGACACACTAGTGTCTTCACGAACATAAAATGGACTGTACAGCAGATGTACTGTATACTGTAGCACTCACGTGCAGTGGGCAAAAACACATGGAAAGTTTTGAGGATGAGTATAATATAAAGTGAGTGTAGTTATTCCCAATTTGCACAAGAGAtccactttttgtgtttttttgaatgTCACAGTAGAGAAGTTGAACTGTAAATGTAACTATCAAGTGTGTGTAGGGGggttgttgtgtgtatgtgtgtgtgtgtgtgtgtgtgtgtgtgtaatatgtggtttatatataGACAGTCCAGTCATATCAAACATTTACGACAGCCAGTTGTGACAATCATCAACTTCCGTCTTCAACTTGGTTCACAGCATCGGGCATTTGTGGTCGCCTCGTCATTTGTGGTCGCCTCGTCGATTGTGACACCTGCAGGGACGACAACACGGTGTGTGTTAGAAAATATGGAAattacaaaagaagaaaaggctTCATCAAACAACCGAGGCCTCTGTTTTATGACACGAATCAAGGTGGTCAGTCCAAAAGTACTGCTCCTACACAGCAGACTCTATATAAACATTGACGACCTCCCGATATCTAGAAAGATATctagaaattaagccaaaatatcccagatacgaacgccgccatcttgtacATGTTGGAggatggagccacggtagcCAGGTCCCATCAccacacgctcgaccaatcacgcATCAGacttagctgtcaatcatttaaTTTCAAGTACCACATTTCAAGTAAGTCGagtacatcagtgtgatagaAACTGCTCAAGTAGACAGAAGCCATCTTTGAAAATCTGTTCCACGTGTACTCAGACTTTTTAGTTTGCGCCATTTCCAATTGTGAGAAACCAAATTCATGTTgaccatttttatatacagtctatggtcctaCGTTATACTGAGAGACACTTCCAGCAACAGCTCATTTACAGAGTTAGTAGATTTTGGTGGTTTAGGTGACAAATATTCAGGGACACATTCCCGTATTTAAACTGCTGTTAACAACCTTTATCTACACATTCAAACCATTTAAAGAGTCACTCTTTACATATTTTCTTCAATTTTTCATGATGccttaattcatttatttatcacacAGTTTCACAAATCGGATACTGTTCAATGCAAGAACATTTTAGTAGAATTACCTTGTGCAGTGTAAAATACAGTAAACCTCAAAGATCACAGTTATCTTACAGTGTATTAAAAATCCTATTATTTCATGTGCTTATTTTCAGGGTTAAAACTGACAAAAATGAACCTGTGGAGCATTAGTGATATATCTGTACTGACATATGTTATTATTCATCAGGTACATATAAACGTGATGAGCTGAACTTGTAAATTTTTCCTTACCTTCTCACCAGTCGTAGCGTGGGCGGGTTTGGGGCTGACGGTGTCTGGGGGACTCATGCCGAGGACCTGGGGGGGGTGACGAGCTAGGAGGGGCAGGAAGAGCCAGTTGCTGGCCTCCTGCCCGTCGATCTCGGCCATACTCAAGCGCCCGGGCGTTCGGGGGGACGTACcttcctgcctccctcctccactcaTCATCAAACGCTCCAGCCTCACCTAGTAGGAATGTAGGGGAGGTTGGTAAGtaacacataaaacaaatatctcatgTGATTGTAGCTGTATTGACTTTAATATAAGACATCACTT encodes the following:
- the LOC117776795 gene encoding gamma-enolase-like, coding for MSIVSIVAREILDSRGNPTVEVDLHTGKGLFRAAVPSGASTGIYEALELRDGDKTRYKGKGVTKAVGHINDSLGPALVQSGVSVLEQEKLDNMMIELDGTENKSKFGANAILGVSLAICKAGAAEKGVPLYRHIADLAGNEELVLPVPAFNVINGGSHAGNRLAMQEFMVLPVGAESFRDALRVGAELYQTLRDVIKEKYGQDATNVGDEGGFAPNIQENSEALELIKTAIEKAGFTDKVVIGMDVAASEFFMEGKYDLDFKSPPNAGRNISGEELASIYQGFINNYPVVSIEDPFDQDDWPAWSQFTASVGIQVVGDDLTVTNPRRIQRAVEDKACNCLLLKVNQIGSVTESIKACKLAQENGWGVMVSHRSGETEDTFIADLVVGLCTGQIKTGAPCRSERLAKYNQLMRIEEELGDQARFAGHNFRNPSAL